A single Anopheles maculipalpis chromosome 3RL, idAnoMacuDA_375_x, whole genome shotgun sequence DNA region contains:
- the LOC126561529 gene encoding uncharacterized protein LOC126561529, whose amino-acid sequence MSTNSPGTPKKCRLILQQCLAIQLTKPGNPPEDFWMYDSGYTIFQNFLSANLQCWWNAPLAAATKVLKYLGHISPGMLLITAEPCALEIIRSAYARSVLKPPATYLINSVGDIDDCIVTPIVQTQFTPLTEALCDVIMELTSQGQSATIENIRNRLRSRFTHMQQPSVEVIYDTLVQLMQEIKIYQTSKGYFIVTPEKRRNKTNASLEYGFPGGVDLDSAAPTKESKTLLMSSHEALSSLYGEISTVRAGDQTHQCIQTNLADVICGGNPNDKILYPRSASKQRSASFPSNGKTLERRHSLRFFGSSKRLQRSASTRSLSKNYAQTISKDGTAPLATPEQTTALDAKKQTSSQSLLSRIFRRSTRSKSKSKQIETYSAQFPPPEWFNSKTTHLHSVGTQTTDYLDFPIKSRLLNSTFYDSSDVSQRSLSLPRRRHHRRNLSSESTFFISSRDCSPVRRGKSPGSYYCGSLPRSIHSTPASSGYYKVSRSKQLSSADKLHSSDSQGKMEHKTSRSLGIASGPSSIDSGKMTYVTSGPSSFDSEKLSSTRTSTHSSLESHVSSSTITTAIQQQQQQQSGNSSLYMNNDTKPPSSASSLSGSPSRVAQNGSPKSSPSAPGTVTTVMTAVASTTKANNSYKCFETTFGYTSTNTGTPGAKVSTPPSLPGRTSKSPTRTGGLGTISLAKPIDHLTALSESLLQFRLNGDSSTSHSSSSGTSPPGSTTHTIPVQQNGTPELNKYNKNSTMNNSKPFQPMASVPVQPPANFFYKNVLKNIQHDSKNICGDLAVEKTSPTRTYDEGSGRNGLQSNLRRSNSEIKKLNSNPGREGKLAEADDPKCGQTIPPPQPLSGLIVMKKSLSVSSEPNLLANGDSKAAQITILVQENGGAGERDHGVDTDGRKRYSHYDELDRRFSYQREEQPPLVLEEMYEFPSLSDLSFNFTSLAAQKILQGDASLNSIDTLVELNINQEKQQTLMRLKNDARLLAQTVTPPAEPDAAKVMTDFGMV is encoded by the exons ATGAGCACGAACTCGCCCGGAACGCCGAAGAAGTGTCGGCTGATACTGCAACAATGTCTCGCGATACAGCTGACCAAACCGGGCAATCCGCCCGAAGACTTCTGGATGTACGACAGCGGCTACACGATCTTTCAG AATTTCCTATCAGCTAACCTTCAATGCTGGTGGAACGCACCGCTAGCGGCTGCCACGAAGGTACTAAAATATCTTGGACACATTTCGCCCGGCATGCTGCTGATAACGGCCGAACCGTGTGCGCTGGAAATCATCCGCAGTGCTTACGCTCGCAGCGTCCTCAAACCACCGGCCACCTATCTGATCAACTCCGTAG GTGACATTGATGACTGCATTGTGACTCCGATCGTACAAACACAATTTACACCACTCACGGAAGCGCTCTGCGACGTGATAATGGAGCTTACATCTCAAGGACAATCCGCCACGATTGAGAACATACGCAATCGATTGCGTTCTAG GTTCACCCACATGCAGCAGCCATCGGTAGAAGTCATCTACGATACGCTCGTGCAGCTGATGCAAGAAATCAAAATCTACCAAACATCCAAAGGATACTTTATCGTCACGCCTGA GAAACGACGCAACAAAACGAACGCTTCGCTCGAGTACGGTTTCCCGGGCGGTGTCGATCTGGACAGTGCAGCACCGACGAAAGAGTCCAAAACGCTGCTGATGAGCAGCCACGAAGCGCTCAGCAGTCTGTACGGGGAGATTTCGACCGTGCGTGCCGGCGATCAAACGCACCAGTGCATTCAAACGAATCTGGCCGACGTGATCTGCGGCGGTAATCCGAACGATAAGATCCTCTACCCACGGTCGGCCAGCAAGCAGCGCAGTGCATCGTTCCCGAGCAATGGGAAAACACTCGAACGGCGCCATAGTTTACGCTTCTTTGGTTCGTCCAAGCGACTCCAGCGGTCTGCCTCTACGAGAAGCCTTTCCAAAAACTATGCGCAAACGATCAGCAAAGACGGTACCGCACCGTTGGCGACACCCGAGCAAACAACCGCATTGGATGCGA AAAAGCAAACCTCATCCCAATCACTGCTATCGCGAATTTTCCGACGAAGCACACGCTCCAAGAGCAAATCGAAGCAGATCGAAACCTATTCGGCCCAGTTCCCGCCACCGGAGTGGTTCAATTCGAAGACCACACATCTGCACAGCGTAGGCACACAGACGACGGACTATTTG GACTTTCCAATCAAGTCACGCCTGCTAAACTCCACCTTCTACGATAGCTCGGACGTGAGCCAACGGTCCCTATCGCTCCCGAGACGACGGCACCACCGACGCAACCTTTCCAGTGAGTCCACGTTCTTCATCTCGTCCCGCGACTGCTCGCCGGTACGCCGTGGTAAAAGCCCCGGCTCGTACTACTGTGGCAGTTTGCCCCGGTCGATACACTCTACACCAGCCAGCTCGGGTTACTATAAGGTGTCCCGCAGCAAACAACTGTCCTCCGCCGACAAGCTGCACAGCAGCGACAGTCAGGGAAAGATGGAGCACAAAACTAGTCGCAGCCTTGGCATTGCCAGCGGTCCATCCAGCATCGATAGTGGCAAGATGACGTACGTTACGTCGGGACCATCGAGTTTCGACAGCGAGAAGCTATCGTCCACGCGCACCAGCACACATTCCAGCCTGGAATCGCACGTGTCCTCCTCCACCATTACTACGGccattcagcagcagcagcaacagcagtccGGGAACTCTAGTTTGTATATGAATAACGATACCAAGCCACCCTCTTCCGCTAGCTCGCTTTCTGGCAGCCCTAGCCGAGTAGCACAAAATGGCTCACCAAAGTCATCCCCTTCGGCACCGGGAACCGTCACAACCGTCATGACGGCAGTAGCATCAACGACAAAAGCGAATAACAGCTACAAATGCTTCGAGACAACGTTTGGCTACACTAGCACCAACACCGGGACACCGGGTGCTAAGGTCAGCACACCACCATCCCTTCCCGGTAGAACGTCCAAAAGCCCTACCAGGACAGGTGGCCTTGGTACCATCAGTCTCGCCAAACCGATCGATCATCTAACGGCGCTCAGCGAATCCTTGCTTCAGTTCCGCCTAAACGGAGATTCCTCCACATCGCACTCAAGTTCGTCCGGCACTTCACCACCCGGCTCGACCACCCACACCATTCCGGTCCAACAGAACGGAACGCCAGAATTGAACaagtacaacaaaaacagcaccATGAACAATAGCAAACCGTTCCAACCGATGGCATCCGTGCCGGTACAACCACCGGCGaactttttctacaaaaacgtGCTCAAAAACATCCAGCACGACAGTAAGAATATTTGCGGTGATCTGGCAGTGGAAAAAACTTCCCCCACGCGAACGTACGACGAAGGATCGGGTCGGAACGGGTTGCAGAGTAATTTGCGCCGTTCGAATTCGGAAATTAAAAAGCTCAACTCAAACCCTGGCCGGGAAGGGAAGCTAGCGGAAGCGGACGATCCCAAGTGTGGCCAGACAATCCCACCGCCCCAACCGCTCAGCGGACTGATCGTGATGAAAAAGAGTCTTTCCGTGTCGAGCGAACCGAATCTGCTCGCGAACGGTGATAGTAAGGCGGCCCAGATAACAATCCTGGTGCAGGAGAACGGTGGTGCGGGCGAGCGGGACCACGGTGTTGATACGGATGGCCGCAAACGGTACTCACACTACGATGAGCTGGATCGACGATTTAGCTATCAGCGTGAGGAGCAACCACCGCTCGTGCTGGAAGAAATGTACGAGTTTCCGAGCTTGTCCGATTTGAGCTTCAACTTTACATCGCTGGCCGCCCAGAAGATCCTGCAGGGTGACGCCAGCCTGAACAGCATCGATACGCTGGTCGAGCTGAACATTAACCAGGAGAAGCAGCAAACGCTGATGCGGCTTAAGAACGATGCGCGGCTGTTGGCGCAAACCGTCACGCCACCGGCGGAACCGGATGCGGCAAAGGTGATGACGGATTTTGGGATGGTTTGA
- the LOC126561390 gene encoding dosage compensation regulator gives MDKKSFLISWCQKNSCEPKYEVRPTGPKFRQRFLCEVRIAGIDYIGVGNSTNKKDSEKNASLDFVNYLVRIGRIAEEAVPQDISPAPVVTDRTDGSTGQAGPSGMRMGQSSGPSNIFMKGFVPQDLGHAYRPYVPSKEDIKREQDNMESAESLDVNASIHGNWTVENAKSKLNQWMQQYKIKAEFKYTSIGPDHAKSFIAEMTVYVKELNRTITGRESGSNKHSASKSCALSLIRQLYHLGVIEAFTGSVKSATTSEQITAYPVKISHHLAKRVHESLMELGIQPVKVNTSQTGAHESVSLMHASDDVHFKPQSTNLQQPASVISWSPPQPNWNPWLGCNIDEGYLATASLEQLSEDLLNESRSRLRDTPELQMSVRTREKLPISSMRRPIMEAINEHPVVLIRGNTGCGKTTQIAQFILEDYINSGQGAYCNVCVTQPRRISAISVSERIAAERCENLGVAVGYSVRFDSQLPRPYGSILFCTIGVLLRKLEGGLRGVSHVIVDEIHERDVNSDFILVVLRDMVHTYPDLRIILMSATIDTTLFSRYFGDCPVLEVTGRAFPVEQLFLEDCIEMLNFVPSPPEGGSTARRKRGKDGDVGDGGGEGGAEYNPDMPESGNLNEVIDETKYSPRTKQAMSMLLEADTPFELINALVDYVDRQGRPGAVLVFLAGWNMIFTLMRQLQTRPNLVVLPLHSQLPREDQRKVFKHYGQRRKVILATNIAETSITIDDIVYVIDTCKARMKLFTSHNNMTNYATVWAARTNLEQRKGRAGRVSPGTCFTLCSRARFAKLEENLTPEMFRTPLHELALSIKLLRLGAIGKFLSKAIEPPPLDAVIEAEVLLKEMRCLDEAERLTPFGRILARLPIEPRLGKMMVLSTLFGLCDTVTTMAAYSGTFSEVFLLELGQRRLMNHQKALSGQTCSDYVAMQTAFEMWSKKRSMGEEAEIRFCEWKGLQMPTLRTIAEAKKQLIENLALAGFPQASMMPMRFDPECPDPDLEMAMALLCVGLYPNVCYHKEKRRVLTTESKAALIHKTSVNCSNTPTTFPYPFFVFGEKIRTRAISCKQMSMVTPIHLLLFGCKKVEWCNGSVRVDNWLNLSMDPYDAAMILALRPCLQDLLVQISENPDSVSSLAPKHVTLLRVVKELCAFSAGDYEIERPMRGSFGQGIRSLQPKIPRYDEARDNVSGFVRVGGNDGAGSGNMQHYPGGNGGGNFRNEGNRYGAAGRGNNNGYDGNRSNYRYFNSMGNSNSDSRYAGGDHSAAGAYGRSYQGPQGPQGPQGPQGAPQGLPQGLPQGPPQGYQGYQQSYQGGYPSGNRGGYNGGGRNYGRGRDAW, from the exons ATGGATAAGAAATCGTTCTTGATAAGCTGGTGCCAGAAGAATAGTTGCGAACCGAAGTATGAGGTGCGTCCGACCGGGCCGAAGTTTCGGCAACGTTTCCTGTGCGAGGTACGGATAGCCGGCATTGATTACATCGGTGTCGGTAACTCGACCAACAAGAAGGATTCGGAGAAGAATGCATCGCTAGACTTTGTCAACTATTTGGTCCGCATCGGACGTATAGCGGAAGAGGCGGTTCCGCAGGACATTTCACCGGCGCCGGTAGTGACCGATCGAACGGACGGGTCGACTGGTCAAGCGGGACCATCGGGGATGAGAATGGGACAGTCGTCCGGTCCGTCGAACATATTTATGAAAGGGTTTGTGCCGCAAGATTTAGGCCATGCGTACCGACCATACGTTCCATCGAAGGAAGATATAAAGCGAGAACAGGACAACATGGAATCGGCCGAATCGCTCGATGTGAACGCGTCGATTCACGGTAACTGGACGGTTGAAAATGCAAAATCGAAACTAAACCAATGGATGCAGCAGTACAAGATAAAGGCCGAGTTTAAGTACACTTCGATCGGACCGGATCATGCCAA GAGTTTCATAGCGGAAATGACCGTTTACGTGAAAGAATTGAATCGCACAATTACGGGCCGTGAGTCCGGTTCGAACAAACATTCGGCCAGCAAATCGTGCGCTCTCTCGCTCATCAGGCAGCTGTACCACTTGGGTGTGATTGAGGCGTTTACCGGTTCGGTAAAGAGTGCAAC CACATCGGAGCAGATAACGGCTTATCCGGTGAAAATTTCCCACCACCTGGCGAAACGCGTACACGAATCGCTGATGGAGCTTGGCATTCAACCGGTCAAGGTAAATACGTCCCAAACCGGTGCGCATGAATCGGTCAGCCTGATGCACGCCTCGGACGATGTACACTTTAAACCGCAATCGACGAACCTGCAGCAGCCGGCATCGGTTATCTCCTGGTCACCACCGCAACCGAACTGGAACCCATGGTTGGGCTGTAATATCGATGAAGGCTATCTGGCAACGGCCTCCCTGGAACAGTTGAGCGAAGATTTGCTCAACGAGAGCCGTAGCCGGCTGCGGGACACACCGGAACTGCAGATGAGCGTAAGGACGCGCGAGAAGCTTCCCATTTCGTCGATGCGCCGGCCGATCATGGAAGCGATCAACGAGCATCCGGTCGTGCTGATCCGTGGCAATACGGGCTGTGGTAAAACGACCCAGATTGCACAGTTTATACTGGAGGACTACATCAACTCGGGCCAGGGAGCGTACTGTAACGTGTGCGTGACGCAGCCACGGCGCATCAGTGCGATCAGCGTGTCCGAACGGATAGCGGCCGAGCggtgtgaaaatttgggcgTTGCCGTTGGCTATTCGGTACGGTTCGATTCGCAACTGCCGCGCCCGTACGGTTCCATACTGTTTTGCACGATCGGCGTGCTGTTGCGTAAGCTGGAAGGCGGTCTGCGGGGCGTTTCGCACGTGATTGTGGACGAAATACACGAGCGTGATGTGAACAGCGACTTTATACTGGTTGTACTGCGCGACATGGTGCACACGTATCCGGATCTGCGCATTATTCTGATGTCGGCCACCATCGATACGACACTGTTTTCGAGGTATTTTGGCGACTGTCCGGTGCTGGAGGTGACCGGTAGAGCATTTCCAGTAGAGCAACTATTTCTGGAGGATTGTATTGAAATGCTCAACTTTGTACCGAGTCCACCGGAGGGTGGTTCTACGGCCCGGCGAAAGCGCGGCAAGGACGGTGACGTTGGGGACGGTGGTGGCGAAGGTGGAGCAGAGTACAATCCGGATATGCCGGAAAGTGGCAATCTGAATGAGGTGATTGATGAAACCAAATATTCGCCGCGAACAAAGCAGGCGATGAGCATGCTGCTTGAGGCGGATACACCGTTCGAGCTGATTAATGCGCTGGTAGACTATGTGGATCGGCAGGGACGGCCGGGTGCGGTGCTGGTGTTTCTCGCTGGATGGAACATGATTTTTACCCTCATGCGACAGTTACAGACCAGACCGAATTTGGTCGTTTTGCCGTTACACTCCCAGCTGCCAAGGGAGGATCAACGGAAGGTGTTCAAACACTATGGGCAACGGCGCAAGGTGATACTGGCGACCAACATTGCGGAAACGTCGATCACGATCGATGATATTGTGTACGTGATCGACACGTGTAAGGCGCGCATGAAGCTGTTTACATCGCACAACAATATGACGAATTATGCGACGGTATGGGCCGCCCGGACAAACCTGGAACAGC GCAAAGGACGTGCTGGTCGTGTCAGTCCCGGCACGTGCTTCACCCTCTGCTCACGGGCCCGTTTCGCAAAGCTGGAAGAAAACCTTACGCCCGAAATGTTCCGCACACCATTGCACGAGCTTGCCCTGAGCATCAAGCTGCTACGACTAGGTGCAATCGGGAAATTCCTGTCAAAAGCGATCGAACCACCACCGCTCGATGCCGTCATTGAAGCGGAAGTGTTGCTGAAGGAGATGCGATGTTTAGATGAGGCGGAACGGCTTACACCGTTCGGTAGAATTCTTGCCCGCTTACCGATTGAACCACGGCTTGGAAAAATGATGGTGCTCAGCACGCTGTTTGGGCTGTGCGATACGGTCACGACGATGGCTGCTTACTCTGGAACGTTTTCGGAAGTTTTCCTGCTAGAGCTGGGTCAGCGTCGGCTGATGAACCACCAGAAAGCACTCAGTGGCCAAACGTGTTCGGACTATGTTGCCATGCAAACCGCGTTTGAG ATGTGGAGCAAAAAGCGCTCCATGGGCGAAGAAGCAGAAATTCGCTTCTGCGAATGGAAGGGTCTTCAAATGCCAACTTTACGTACGATCGCCGAAGCAAAGAAGCAGCTAATCGAGAATCTGGCACTGGCGGGCTTTCCCCAGGCCTCGATGATGCCGATGCGCTTCGATCCGGAATGTCCCGATCCGGATCTGGAGATGGCGATGGCACTGCTGTGCGTTGGCCTTTATCCGAATGTGTGCTACCATAAGGAGAAGCGCCGTGTCCTGACAACGGAATCGAAAGCGGCCCTCATCCACAAAACGTCGGTCAACTGCAGCAACACACCAACCACCTTTCCGTatccattttttgtgtttggcgAAAAGATTCGCACACGGGCCATCTCGTGCAAGCAAATGTCCATGGTAACGCCGATCCATCTGTTGCTGTTTGGCTGTAAGAAGGTGGAATGGTGTAATGGGTCGGTGAGGGTTGATAATTGGCTTAATCTGAGCATGGATCCGTACGATGCGGCTATGATATTAGCACTGAGACCTTGTCTGCAGGATTTGCTGGTGCAAATATCGGAAAATCCGGACAGTGTGAGCTCGCTTGCCCCGAAGCACGTAACGTTGCTGAGGGTGGTAAAGGAGCTGTGTGCATTCAGTGCGGGTGATTACGAAATTGAGCGTCCGATGAGGGGTTCATTCGGGCAGGGTATACGTTCGCTTCAGCCGAAGATTCCCCGGTACGATGAGGCTCGGGATAATGTAAGCGGATTTGTAAGAGTTGGTGGCAATGATGGAGCGGGAAGCGGCAACATGCAGCATTATCCAGGTGGCAACGGTGGTGGAAATTTCCGTAACGAGGGCAACCGTTACGGAGCAGCGGGTCGTGGCAACAATAATGGATATGATGGTAATCGATCGAACTATCGGTACTTCAATTCGATGGGAAATTCAAACTCCGACAGTCGTTACGCGGGTGGAGATCACAGTGCTGCTGGAGCTTATGGTAGAAGTTACCAAGGTCCGCAAGGTCCGCAAGGTCCGCAAGGACCGCAAGGAGCTCCCCAAGGACTTCCCCAAGGACTTCCCCAAGGACCCCCCCAAGGGTATCAAGGGTACCAACAGAGCTACCAGGGTGGTTATCCGAGCGGAAACCGTGGCGGTTATAATGGAGGCGGAAGAAACTATGGCCGTGGACGCGATGCATGGTAA